The Humulus lupulus chromosome 4, drHumLupu1.1, whole genome shotgun sequence genome has a window encoding:
- the LOC133832113 gene encoding uncharacterized protein LOC133832113 encodes MGLTIVKFNDEATRDFVLQNGIVQFDRKPVIVRPWTQDLDTIRYARVLVEMEITDDPPFIIHFFNELGQIQEQFVEYEWLPIKCQNCKGFGHNSAECKKSDTKVWVAKDKIDKAISKSAPGVAEAEINTEEKSGVNEAPKVEIAHQIVAGLQLDIVITFVYGFNTMIERLEMWRGLSSIQVLNKPWLVMGDFNAVFNFDDRSGGKVEGGDRVYSKIDHVFINEEWIDSIPNSIAEIQWDIAHSRFKETVLESWLKPMTAKGLLGVTKKLLRLKHVLKVFNRQEIGDIEQSYHHAKGVYQLALTKAQEDPSDASAQEAERNVAVYYNEHYTRYRSYLIQRSKVTWIQKGDENNSYFHACIKKRREENRIVSFLNDQGDVITDYNAVVSHFLDHFRSYIGSYSSGLDGYNSEFYKTIWKHIGDDISMAVLDFFASGRIPTELNKTVFALVPKIDSPSRAIDYRPIACCNTLYKCISKMLCSKLSEVLPSIISPNQGAFIRGRSLAHNILIFQDLIKNYNRGNASPRCALKIDLSKAYDTVD; translated from the exons ATGGGTCTCACCATTGTCAAGTTCAATGATGAGGCTACTAGAGATTTTGTTTTGCAGAATGGTATTGTGCAGTTTGATCGGAAACCAGTCATAGTGAGACCATGGACTCAAGATCTAGACACTATCAG GTATGCAAGAGTTCTTGTTGAAATGGAGATTACTGATGATCCTCCTTTTATCATTCATTTTTTCAATGAGCTGGGTCAAATTCAAGAACAATTTGTGGAATATGAATGGCTCCCTATAAAATGCCAGAATTGTAAGGGATTTGGGCATAATTCAGCTGAGTGTAAGAAATCTGATACTAAGGTTTGGGTTGCCAAAGATAAGATAGATAAGGCAATTTCCAAGTCTGCTCCTGGTGTTGCTGAAGCCGAGATTAATACAGAAGAAAAATCTGGTGTTAATGAGGCTCCTAAGGTTGAGATAGCTCATCAGATTGTAGCTGG CTTACAGCTGGACATAGTCATCACTTTTGTTTATGGATTTAACACTATGATTGAGAGGTTGGAAATGTGGAGGGGTTTATCTTCAATTCAGGTTTTGAATAAGCCTTGGCTGGTGATGGGAGACTTTAATGCAGTGTTTAACTTTGATGACAGATCAGGAGGTAAGGTG GAGGGAGGTGATAGAGTGTATTCAAAAATTGATCATGTGTTTATCAATGAAGAGTGGATTGACTCTATTCCGAATTCTATTGCAGAGATTCAGTGGGAT ATTGCTCACAGCAGGTTTAAAGAAACTGTTCTAGAAAGTTGGCTCAAGCCTATGACAGCTAAGGGCTTATTGGGAGTGACTAAGAAATTACTAAGGCTGAAACATGTATTGAAAGTGTTTAATAGGCAGGAAATAGGGGATATTGAGCAGAGCTATCATCATGCTAAGGGAGTCTATCAGTTGGCTCTAACTAAAGCTCAAGAAGATCCTTCAGATGCTTCTGCTCAGGAGGCTGAAAGGAATGTTGCAGTTTACTATAATGAGCATTATACTCGTTACAGGAGTTACTTGATTCAGCGCAGCAAGGTTACTTGGATTCAGAAGGGTGATGAAAATAACTCCTATTTTCATGCGTGTATCAAAAAGAGAAGGGAGGAGAATCGAATAGTGTCTTTTTTGAATGACCAAGGGGATGTTATTACTGATTATAATGCAGTGGTGAGTCACTTTCTAGATCATTTCAGAAGTTATATAGGAAGTTATAGTTCAG GCTTAGATGGTTATAATTCAGAATTTTACAAAACTATATGGAAACATATTGGTGATGACATTTCAATGGCTGTCTTGGATTTTTTCGCTTCTGGGAGGATCCCGACTGAGCTTAACAAAACAGTTTTTGCTTTAGTTCCAAAAATTGATTCCCCTAGCAGGGCTATAGATTATAGACCTATAGCGTGCTGCAATACTCTGTATAAGTGCATTTCTAAAATGCTTTGCAGTAAGCTTTCGGAGGTTTTACCCTCTATTATTAGTCCCAATCAAGGAGCTTTTATTAGAGGGAGATCTCTTGCTCATAATATCCTTATTTTTCAGGATTTGATTAAGAATTACAATAGAGGGAATGCTTCCCCGAGATGTGCTTTGAAGATAGATCTTAGTAAGGCCTATGATACTGTTGACTAG